One window of Lawsonibacter asaccharolyticus genomic DNA carries:
- a CDS encoding chemotaxis protein CheV produces the protein MAERGNHEILLETGTNEIEIMEFTIDGNLYGINVAKVREILMSAPVHPMPHSHPAVEGIFKPRDIVITVVDLPKYLSGREEEKGNKDLFIITNFNQMHIAFRVHTVVGISRISWQDIQKPDKTVSGGPEGVATGIAQCGEELVTILDFEKIVAEIAPETGIQLSEVDRLGPRSRNETPIWVAEDSILLTQMIRSALVKAGYVNLNMYPNGGELWDALQQWKGAPDLREHVALIITDLEMPQMDGHRLTKLIKCDPEFSRIPVVIFSSLITEEMRRKGKEVGADEQLSKPEIGHLIGIIDQLIARGE, from the coding sequence ATGGCAGAGCGAGGCAACCACGAGATATTACTGGAAACAGGGACAAATGAGATCGAAATTATGGAGTTTACCATTGACGGGAATCTCTATGGGATCAATGTGGCAAAGGTGCGGGAGATCCTGATGTCCGCACCTGTACATCCCATGCCCCATTCTCATCCCGCAGTGGAGGGCATCTTCAAGCCCAGAGACATAGTGATCACAGTGGTGGACTTGCCCAAATATCTGAGTGGACGGGAGGAAGAAAAGGGGAACAAGGACCTGTTCATCATCACCAATTTCAATCAGATGCATATTGCGTTTCGTGTTCATACAGTGGTTGGGATCAGCAGGATCTCCTGGCAGGATATACAGAAGCCGGATAAGACCGTCTCTGGGGGACCAGAGGGTGTGGCCACCGGTATCGCGCAGTGCGGTGAGGAACTGGTCACTATTTTGGACTTTGAAAAGATCGTGGCGGAGATCGCGCCTGAGACAGGGATCCAGCTCTCTGAGGTGGACCGGCTGGGGCCGAGAAGCCGGAACGAGACTCCTATCTGGGTGGCTGAGGACTCTATCCTGCTCACACAGATGATCCGCAGCGCTTTGGTGAAGGCCGGATATGTAAACCTAAATATGTATCCAAACGGCGGTGAACTATGGGACGCCCTCCAGCAGTGGAAGGGAGCGCCGGATCTGCGAGAACATGTGGCGCTGATCATCACGGACTTGGAGATGCCGCAGATGGATGGACACCGCCTGACAAAGCTGATCAAATGCGATCCGGAGTTCAGCCGTATCCCGGTGGTGATCTTCTCCTCCCTGATCACGGAGGAGATGCGCCGGAAGGGAAAAGAGGTGGGCGCGGATGAACAGCTGAGCAAGCCTGAAATTGGGCATCTGATCGGGATCATCGATCAGCTGATCGCCCGTGGAGAGTGA
- a CDS encoding chemoreceptor glutamine deamidase CheD, protein MSDKLVVGIADMKMAQYEGMLVTYALGSCIGICLYDPGLRLAALVHVMLPLNMETGRRSPMKYADTGIRETLRQMEARGARRSRMVAKIAGGARMFEVAGGGSLGNIGQRNIESVHMTLKREGIKLLREDVGGTVARTLLFDAESGEACIRSYGRPELIF, encoded by the coding sequence ATGAGTGATAAGTTGGTGGTGGGGATCGCGGATATGAAAATGGCCCAGTATGAAGGGATGCTGGTGACATATGCCCTTGGGTCGTGCATCGGGATCTGTCTCTATGACCCCGGCCTGAGACTGGCGGCGCTGGTCCATGTGATGCTGCCGCTGAACATGGAGACCGGGCGGAGATCACCGATGAAGTATGCGGACACGGGAATTCGGGAGACCCTGCGGCAGATGGAGGCGAGAGGGGCAAGGCGCAGCCGCATGGTGGCCAAAATTGCGGGAGGCGCCCGTATGTTTGAGGTGGCGGGCGGCGGAAGCCTGGGAAATATCGGGCAGCGGAATATTGAAAGCGTGCATATGACGTTGAAAAGGGAAGGCATCAAGCTCCTGCGGGAGGATGTGGGCGGTACAGTGGCAAGGACGCTGCTGTTCGACGCAGAATCCGGAGAGGCATGCATCCGCAGCTATGGAAGACCGGAACTGATTTTCTAG
- a CDS encoding chemotaxis protein CheC, giving the protein MKNFDELNVLELDTIREIGSIGTGNAATALSSMLGCEVRIDVPEVRIMGYNEAIDWIGGPEVITAGVVVRMGGEVNGIMLSVQQIEFVNLVLGHMVGREIEDYSQLTELDRSALVEVGNIMISTFINALSGLADLTIQVTVPAFAVDMQGAILTVPMAEFGGQSDYIMTIGANFICNRRIVPCRLLLSPDIRSLNFLLKKLGVLDE; this is encoded by the coding sequence TTGAAAAATTTTGATGAGCTGAATGTTTTGGAACTGGACACCATCCGGGAGATCGGGAGCATCGGCACGGGAAACGCAGCTACCGCACTGTCCAGCATGCTGGGGTGCGAGGTGCGTATCGACGTGCCGGAGGTCCGAATCATGGGCTACAACGAGGCCATTGACTGGATCGGCGGCCCTGAGGTAATTACGGCCGGCGTTGTAGTGCGCATGGGAGGCGAAGTGAATGGGATCATGCTCTCGGTGCAGCAGATAGAGTTTGTCAATCTGGTGTTGGGGCATATGGTAGGCAGGGAGATCGAAGATTACAGTCAGCTCACAGAGCTGGACCGTTCCGCCTTGGTGGAAGTAGGCAACATCATGATCTCCACGTTCATCAACGCTCTGTCCGGTTTAGCGGACCTCACCATCCAGGTAACGGTGCCCGCCTTTGCGGTGGACATGCAGGGGGCGATTTTGACCGTTCCCATGGCGGAATTTGGCGGTCAGTCAGATTACATTATGACGATCGGCGCAAATTTTATCTGCAATCGCAGGATCGTACCCTGCCGCCTGCTGCTCTCACCGGATATCCGCTCTCTAAATTTTTTGTTGAAGAAGCTGGGTGTTTTGGATGAGTGA